Genomic DNA from Antennarius striatus isolate MH-2024 chromosome 16, ASM4005453v1, whole genome shotgun sequence:
tattattattattattaacagtcAGGCTGAAACTAAGTGAAGACACTGAAATTAATGAGATGTAGCCGTTGGAtgatttgacctttgacccctggaGACAGTCGTCTTTGCTCTTGGGGCGTTGTCTAACCCCTCCCCCCTGTCTACAGAtgtacacttcctgttcagggcGGAGCATCAGgacctccagccaatcagctccatTTGAACCTGGAGCTGATGAAGGAAAGCAGAACGGAGCtttaatgatcacatgattaacttcatccaatcagattctAGATCTATCAGCAGCCTCTCAGGATGCTGAAGGCTCAGAATCTGGTGCTGGGGGGTCACGGGGGGGGTGTCCCTCAGACCGTGAGATAATGGCGTCTGGACACcttgaggtcagaggtcgctcTGTTTCGGGGAGGGGGCGGGTTCACATCCACACAAAGCGACACCTCGGACCCCCCCCTGTCTGCAACGCCACCAGGGACAAAGGCTGGACaacagaggggcggggccacaaCGGCGTAGACCAATCCCTGTCGTTCAGAGTAAACCACCTCTCATTAACCCCAACGTGTGGCGGCTGACTCCTCCCCCCGAGGCGCCACAGCATCTGTCCAAAGCAGCGTCTGGGGGTGTGTCTcacgctgatgacatcatcggacCAAAGGTCACACCCTCAACGCTTCCGTTTGCAGCGTCTTCTGTTTGAGACCAGCTCGTCTTGGTGGCGTAGGAGGCGTGGCCTCTCTGGGCGCACCGTCGCCCATATATGGTGCTGCCGTTGACTCGAAAATCTCTCGGTCCTCCAGCGGCGTGCCGGGCTTCTGACAGGACACGTCTGACCGTTGGGTCCCTAGTATTGGTTCTGTCGGTAGGGAACCGGGTACTGCGTGGTTCTTTGAGTCTTCTATTgttcttgatgatgatgatgaccccccctgccgccccccccccacagagcaGCTGAAGGTCGTCATGGAGCAGGTGTTGGACTTCGCCGTCCGCGAGCTGACCAAGATCGTGGAGGCGTCGTTTGACGACCTCCTGCTGGAGCTCACCAAGATGGACACggagcagcagctcctggaGGAGCGTCTGGGGCGGGGCCACGACAGGGGtgggcgggggggcgggggccgAAGGAGGGGCTCCGAGAACGATTCGGCGTCTCCCAGCGAGTCCGAAGACGCCCGGGAGGAGCCGGCGGAGGCGTCCAAGAAGCCGGAGGAGACGcccggtgagtgtgtgtgtgtgtgtgtctgggggggttcatGTCATGTGGAGCCTGTAGACTATCAATGTGTCCCCCCAGGCCCCGGACGCCCCCCCATCCTGTCCGTCTCTCAGGACTGGGTCCCCATCCTGGACAAGGTGTTCGGTCAGAAGTGGTGCAGTGAGGTCAGAGAGCTCCAGGGGGGAgtgtgtgggcggagcctggcAGAAGGCGGGGCTCAGCTGGTCCAGCCTCTCTCCTCCGCGCTGACCCTGGagccctccccctcctccccccagcAGGACCCCCGCTGGACCCCTctggaggacatggaggtgTTCTCTCCAGACGAGGGCGCTGGCGGTCGGATCAAcactgccgccgccgccgggggTGGAGGAGGCAGCAGCACTGGATCAGGTGAGTGCTGACGATCgtgaagccccgcctccaaaACCTCGCCACACCTGCCGACTCTCCGCTGTGTCTCCAGGACGCCGCCGCTCCTCCGCCTCGATGCTCCACCGCCTCCTGACGCTCCCGTCTCAGCTGCTGGAGGACGACGGCGCCGCCGGCGGCGAACCgccggccgccgccgccgccaactGCCAAGATAACACTGAGACGACTGGACGCACCGGCACGTCGCCCCTAGCAaccagggaggaggaggaagaagaggaggaagaggaggaggagggggaggacaaAGGGAGGAAGGTGAGGAGCAGCGTTTCCTGCTCCTTTGAAgttggtgcttttattttgttaaggtcactttctgtttttccccctcagaagaagaggaggagggtgtgGTCGGAGTGCGAGGAGTGCGGTCGGAGGTTCAGTCGGATGTCGGTGCTGAAGGCTCATCGACAGAGTCACGTCGCCGAGAACGCCGCCGGCGAGGCGGCATCGCCGCCTGAGGGGGGCGGGACCACGCTGGCGTTACACTGCTCCGAGTGCGGTAAGAGGTTCTCCTCGGCGACCCGCCTTCACAGCCACGTCCGGACCCAACACTGAACCGGCGCCGCCCGACTGGCTCCACACCGCCACCCGGAGACCAGAGGGATTGTGGGATACAAGGGATTCATTAAAGGGCGGATCTGAGCCAAGCAGACGGTACAGACTAGAGCAGCGAGGGCGGACCGACGCTCACTGATaagggttttattttgaaagcgaACAGGAAGCTGACCACAGCAACTCCTGATAGGCTGCAACTAATTATGACATCACCAGTCAACGTCAGACTTCTTACAATCAACCAGTCGTCAACCGTTTATCGTTGAGGTGATTGGAAAACGTTTCAGTCCAATACATTTGAGTTTCGTTCACTGGTTGTCGGACAGATTGTTGATCAACAGTTTTCAACCGATcgcttttatttattgaaactgttcagaagctccgcctccagttCTAGCAAATGAGCTGGATCTGAACATTGATCGTTGTCATTGGACGCAGGTGGAAAAAATTATTGATGACGTCACCCGTAGCGACCAGGCTCCGCCCTCTATAAgatttacccacaatgcacagcATCTTAACgtcattaataatttaattgtcTAACACTTCATACAAgtaaacagtccaggtccacataGTGAAATAAGTCCAGGTCCACATAGTGAAATAAGTCCAGGTCcatacagtgaaacaatccaggtccACATAATGAAATAAGTCCAGGTCCATACAGTGAAATAATTTTCATacagaaacagtccaggtccacgtAGTGAGATAACTCCAGGTCCATACAGTGAAATTACGTTTTAATGCCGTTACTTTTACTCctcagattaaaataaaaacctcctCAAACGTTTGCGGAGCGGTGAAACGCCAAACATCATCTCCACTTCTGCCCAATCAGACTCTCTGAAAAGAAGATGGTCCAGGTTCATCCAGTCAGTTCTGCCaaatctttatttctctttagtATGGGAacaagggggcggagtcacacGTCTGTTAGCAGCGtttgaattttaaaagaaaacttgaAAGGTTAAAGCCAAGCTTCTGGTTCTGTACAATTATTTCAACTTGAATGAGTCGGAAAAGGGACCAGAAACATCGTGAAGAGACGAAACGCGGGGGTGATCCCCGACGAGGACGCCACCGCTTCTTCTTCTACTCCTGTAAAACACGTACAAACTGTTGTTGCTGACAGCAAAGCACTGCAGGTGGATTTTTCTGCAATAATCCGACCGGAGGTGTCGGGGGATCTtttttgaacctttttttttttttttttacgtgatattttttcttcttcgtaaCTTTCGGATCGTCGTCGGGCGAAGTTTTTGTCACATTGGAGATTTTTTGGGAACATTTCTGAGGACTCTTCTTCAGCTTGTACAAAACAACGTCATCAGTGGCACCGATTGTTTTTGACTCTTTGAATGTgaatttcagctttttttttgtaaaaaaaaaaaaaaatcctctggatatttgtagtttttatttttcagacagAAGTGATTAAGAAGAAGTCGAGGTATTTAAGTCGTTGACggttccttctctccttcctgaTTCGTCTGTCCTGTTCGGAAACATCGTGTTGAGGTTTACCTCCcggagaaaaaaacactttaacaattctgaaaagaaaaacctaAAATGTTTTCCAGTAAAACAGAGAAAATTTTCTCTGGTTAAAAATCTGTGAATTTGATGCGTCGGAAGCCAAAGAACAGACTTATCACAAAAATACCCTGAAAATATGCAACGTTCATCGGAAACGAGGAAAAAGAATTTGTTTCTGATGGACGACGATGTGAAATCTGCAGAATTATAAGAAGTTTTGgaatttattgtaattatatatgtagatttttgtcttttttttaaaaacattttggaactTAGGTGGGAATGAGCTTCCATATATCTGCCCGAAATATAAAGAAGAGCTTTAATGTCAGGATCAGTGATGAACATCTATGAAATCACGAggcagaatttaaaataaaatttaatgagCCGTAGAAACAAACTGATTTTACTGAACGCagccaaacaggaagttacTACTGATTACTTTCcatgaaattaaacaaattttgAAATTCTTAGTCGCACCCGAAATTGTGATGAATTGTCTCAcgtatttatttaatgttggaaataaattttattgttttaaatgatttaatttattcaaatgatAAATTATTGCACTAAAAGTAAACGTCTGTCactaaaaagtttttgtttttgacgaccatcgtttgttttttttttatttggaaacttattttttattaaaatctgaATGTATGGAAGCTCTTTTCAGTCCGTAAAACAAATCAACAgatgaataaaatttaattatgtgaagaaaagaaaaccctTTACTTACAGAAGAAAACTATTTAAGTTGAAGcagaaaaacattgaaatacgATTTTTaggattttattaaaataatttttttatcaaaGTTTGTAATTTTGTTATACTTTAAATTAACTTtagaaacaaaataacaaaattttttttaaaattgattttatcCACTCCTGTCAGCTTATTCATCATTTAAAGTTAAATGATGAATTTAAATCATTAAAGagggaattttttaaaatgtatttttttagtaAGACAAATCGctcttttaaaaactttttcattttaatatttaactttCTAGTTCTCTCAACGTGTTTCACTGACCAGGATGGGATGGAGGGAAGGATGGAGTTGGACTGAAGGACCACTCCCAGTGCACGCTGGGATTTATTTCATGGGTTTGGACTATTTGCTGGGGCGGCGGTCCCGACCGCCCCGGTCTGGTTTATCACCTGCTGTTCATATATTGATATTTCCTCTCTGTGACGCTTCGGAACGAACAATCAgccattgtttttttgtgtgctttgtaAATGTGCGAATTTTGTAGCaagaatctgtttttatttgaactaAAGAATGAAGCAATATGAAGTAAAAGTTCattagcaaaaacaaacaagacgtttcctagaaaaaaaaaatcaacctccCGAAAATCAGGCGGGTTTGATTTGTGTGAAGAGTGAATGGGAAATTTTatgatttcaaaattttctCCTCAGTTTAATGAATCTTGCTTGAATAAGTCGGACTTATCGTCTGCCTCGAAACATCCGAACGACTCAACCACTTTTCTTTTCCGTTCTCGGCACTTTCATCCTCACGTCGTACGTCGTTTACCTCATTTCTCATCCGACTATTTCCTGTTTCACTCAAACCTCATTACCTCAGGAGACGCACGCCGTCACGTCACTGCGAGTGTTTAACACTTCtatttgagattattttttgttattaaatgaGCGTCAGAtttagtttttccttttttttattatctgcaAACGCACAAAATTCTCAGGTTTTAAAGGGGGGTCAGGGGGAGGAGTTAAGCTACCAGACTGAAAAGGAAGTCTTTATTatagaaagatttttttaaaaatcaacaatttcaaaaaattaTAAATCAGTATTCAACATGAGAattggattatttttattttataaattttaaatgtgatcgttttaatttttttttacatttggaaaATCCAGATGAACCAAGTTAAAGAAAGGTGaacattttcaaacataatttctgtcatttcttctcatatatacataaatatttgaattgcgataaaaacaaaaaaatcttcctgTGATCAGAATCGAGTTTTGTTTCCAGCACGCATTCCTCTCagcgttttgtttgttttgtttttttccacggGAGAAAACAGTTGTCATAAATCCGATTATTTAACGCACTGAGACACAGGCGCGTGAACGCGTCATGTCGTCGCGTTCGCGCTCTGAAAAGTGGTTGTTTGGTTCCCATGTGAGGAGAGAAGATCCTTTCATTCAGGAAGAACCAGCTGACGATGAAACGATGAAAGCAGAGGCGTTAGTCTTTTTCCTGAAGGTCCAGATttactggggtgggggggtgatggacgTCTACCACACAGAAAGGGAACTGATGTCTGCCTCGTTTCCTTGGGAACAAGCTGAACTCGGTGGGATGTAGTTCCAACTCTGGCCACCAGAGGTTGCTAAGTGACACTGGACCTTCAGAGGAACCTCATTCCTGGGGGTGTTTGGAGAAACGTCCGTCAGGAGTTCCTCAGGGAACAATCCGAGGACCCGTTTCAGTTCAGGTGCGGGAATGTAAgggatgttttattatttttttacgttgtgttttcatttgaaattgtTCTTCttcatatgtttttttttaagacaagTGTGAGAATTTTGGagcgtgtgtttttgttttacttttaatatttctacactGTGTACAATCTCAATGAACGGATTCGTTCGTCTCAGTGTTTGGATTTGATGCAATGCTTTTGATAAAAATGTGCCCTTTTTGTAATGAAGcagtggaaaacaaatcaaaacgggagtttttttctttggtaATACAAAAAGAATTTTCAAAAAAGTTGACTTGAAATAACTCCAGAGCTTCATGCAGAGTGGAATATCACCAACTTTTACATCTTAAACCAGTTAAACGGATAAAATCCATGTCTGAATGTTTAATGCTGCGTGAAACCGGGTCGGGTTTCAAAAAGATCCgataaaggaaaatgttttacaaacagCTTCATCGTCAGGATGAAGAAAAGCAGCCTTTAAAgtgatttaatatttcaataaatgtaTCAGTGGTCTTAATGTTTATTAAGTTATGTCTCTGCAGTAGAATAAATCTCAAACAATACAGTCATGTGAAAAAGCACAGATTTAGGTGTTGGATAAAAtctctgccttattaaaattattataaagttgtttatttgtatttcctCAGTTTGACTCACACAAAAATAGAAGCCAggttctttgttttattgtcaaGGTTGATTCAGAAAAATAATGTCCATATCAGGTTTGGTCGAATTGGACCCGAAGGTTTCCACTGACGCCTCTAGAATGAGACACTTCTTCTTGATCCAGGTCCATCTGACTCGCGACAGGCTGCAGGTTTCCAGTGGACCAGGAAGCAAAGTGGACCCGGAGAATCCAGAAGATCCAGTTTGGACTCAGAAtagaacccacaaccttctggATCTGATTTGGATAGTTCTAAACTGACGGAGAAGATCTTGGGTATGGATCCTGGAGATTTTACCCCAATATTTCCAATATTTAAAGATTAttagaagaagtatactttattaatcccgcaaggggaaattacattattattttgataattaatgatgtaatgttttttttctgtgtcagtatattgatgtaatttttaacaaaacaaattttaatttttcaaacaaaatatgAGAAAGCTTTATAAAGTTTTATCACGGGAAATTTCTacgtttcctgtttcctccagattcacagagaaaaaaaacattcaaaatgtaaatatacggaataaagagaaaacaacacaaggaaattaaaacaaaaaaattggcaaaaaataaaaatatcaagtaCTGGTCAGTATATTGACTGCAgcggaaagaaaaaacaaaattaaaatgaaaaaatcaatattttttaaactatcGGGGTTAAGTAATCTCTAAATTTGTCGCATTTATCTATTTATGGAACTGAAGTCTAGGACTTACATAGTTGGTGGGCTGTGACGTCATTGAATTGCTACTTGACCGCAGTGACCCGGACCGGCGGGGCGCGTGCCGCtcgtccattcattcattcattgatcagAACACATCGAGCGCGTGcaagttaaaatataaaaaaaaaactttaaaacaccACGAGCCTCCGTTTCCACAACAACGGTGTCGCGCGCGCGAACCGTGAAGGCGAATCTGCGCGCGAAAAACACCTAACCTTTACCGCGGTTGCCCATGGCAACCACATACCCGCGTGAGTCGGAGCGCGCACGAGCCGCCGCCAGTGGGCAggcaggaaggagggaaggagggagcgACGCGGTGAGTgacagaggggaggagaggaggcgaGGCGGCGGGCTGTTCTGCCGAGGTGGACGTGGCGGGTCCGGCGGACTGACTCAGAGCGACGGGCGGCGGACATCCAGTCATGAACCGGAGCGCCGGCAGGTAACGTAGCGCCGTCCCCGCCGCGATCCCCCGGCTCCGTTCCGCGGCGCTCCGGCGCCTCGCAGTGCCGCTTCCCGTCATCCTAACGGTGAGTGTCGGCTCGTAATTGGACACAGTTGGCCTCTTTTGTGCGGACGCTCCCCGCTGCGAGGGGGGGGTAATCGGGGGGGGGAGGCGAGCCTGCCCCCCTCCAGCTGCC
This window encodes:
- the si:dkeyp-113d7.10 gene encoding zinc finger and SCAN domain-containing protein 26, whose amino-acid sequence is MWAGGKSGCASTRVFPAESPKGLDRRARGEQDGERTSAGGERRQHSRRNIRATGGPVEASVPPGRRGLGLGYRSMREPSRQRGDNMNGAVYISFFQGQLESVLEQVVQLAVQEISQSVGTSLNALLLETAGKEQENRRLRLQLQTRENPGRAAAADGGGGSPAAGKSKAGKAAGDENPERQQQRFHAPGGGQGAGVPTDTRRLEQRGRVVEQLKVVMEQVLDFAVRELTKIVEASFDDLLLELTKMDTEQQLLEERLGRGHDRGGRGGGGRRRGSENDSASPSESEDAREEPAEASKKPEETPGPGRPPILSVSQDWVPILDKVFGQKWCSEVRELQGGVCGRSLAEGGAQLVQPLSSALTLEPSPSSPQQDPRWTPLEDMEVFSPDEGAGGRINTAAAAGGGGGSSTGSGRRRSSASMLHRLLTLPSQLLEDDGAAGGEPPAAAAANCQDNTETTGRTGTSPLATREEEEEEEEEEEEGEDKGRKKKRRRVWSECEECGRRFSRMSVLKAHRQSHVAENAAGEAASPPEGGGTTLALHCSECGKRFSSATRLHSHVRTQH